The Lycium ferocissimum isolate CSIRO_LF1 chromosome 8, AGI_CSIRO_Lferr_CH_V1, whole genome shotgun sequence DNA segment tttatgtatgaagaacgtatgaaatgtgtatatcttgatcaaggcttaaacattatgcttaaaattttatgcatgagaatggtatgaaatgtgtatatcttcctcaagacttagaatttcattcacattgtttgtatataaatttcatattagatttacggaaaattaatacaactacaacaacattgtaacaattttcatacaatattcaaggcttaaagttttcgctcaaaattttgtatatgaaaattatattaaaaattttgctcacacatacacatttcatacaactttcatacatagaaatatgaggtaattttttaagccattgagcaaaaaaaaaaaaaaaattaatatttaaaaaatatatataaaaattattttttaaaaaaataaaaatatttttttttaaaaaaaatattttttttataaaaaatatatatattttctggaaaaaaaaataaaaaaacgaaaaatatatgaaaatcggtcatgttttgtaatatatcgttatgttttgtaaataaggaaaactatcgttacgtttcgtaaatatttctccaatacgtatatatatacgtagttttaaaacttttaatatTGTTTAGTGTTTTTAGTATGAGGCccatctgattttttttttttttttggtccgtGATTGACCACGAAGCATGGTAGTAAAGTAAAGTAATGGTAATAATGAGCAGGGGTTTAACAGCTGTAAGTTATAGTTTAGGGACAATACATAAATTAGACATAATTAAAGtgtgaaaataataaaaacctGATAATTTAGTAGAGTTTTGATctcaaaaaaatggaaaataagacAAAGTAGTAGGAACTGTGTTGACGGTACTATCTTAGTCGGTAGTTGGGGTCAGCAATTCTCCACCGCGCAGAAAGCGGCCATTCCCACTTTTGCCACGCACACACTCGATCTTATTCTATACTAGAATAGAACTAGaaagcaacaatcttcatctCTGCTCATTTACCAAAAGTATCTTAAAAAAATCCAAATGGCTTCTATGTCCTTCTCTGCAACAAAGCATACTCTAATTCCTTCACTGCTCCAATATTCTCAAACCCCTAAAATACTCTTCAGTCGGAATCTAAGCATTGTCTCAAGATCAtcaaaatctaatttttatgGTCTTAAGCTCCTTCATTTGCCTTCTTTAACaaccccttcttcttcttcttcttcttcttcaactaaAAGTTCCATTTTTGCTAAGGTACATTGCTTCCCCCCTGCTTCACTATCTTGACTACTTTCTCTTAGCTTtccatttgtttttttttttttgctttgtacCCCCTTTGTTTCAAAGTACATGTGGTGTTTTTTTAACAcgctttttaagaaaatatatttggACTCTTTTACCCTCATTTTTGTCTCAAGATTCAATATGtcttcattaaatatttattcaatTGAGATACTTGTAGTTTTTCTAATGGAGTAACAATTACTTATCCTCTGATCATTTTTATTTGCCCGATGTACTTAAGTAGATTGACTGtacaacttttaaagtatgtttgattgatttcaatcaTGACAATTAGGattgatatagtaaaattatcattGTATTTATAGCTTCTTTGGATGTGCCAAGTCAATAtaagacaagtaaaaatggacgaagGGACTACTAAAggttaaatatttattctattgAAGTGTTTGTAGTTTTTAAgaacaacaactactactactagagataaaatggaaaaaaataattaattttgtaaCTTTTAAAATGACAAATTATTTGAGACTGTGGGAGTAATGATTACTTTAAACCTTATTTGGAATTGTGGCATGTTATGTAGGTGGATAAAGGTTCAGTGCCTCCACCATTCACATTAAAAGATCAAGATGGAAAAGATGTGAGCCTCTCCCAGTTCAAAGGCAAGCCTGTTGTGCTTTATTTCTATCCTGCTGATGAATCTCCTGGTTGCACCAAACAGGTATAGTCCAATCACCACAAATTACGTTTAAATTGGGTTCAATTTTACATTGGGTTGAACATTTTATTTGTGTTAGTTACTACTTGGACAGTCaaaaggatattttttttttaccatattcaaatactttctaaatattttgaattgttaactaTTGTGGCTTATAGTACTtcttatgtagtttctaaatatattaatttcattttaagaaattgaagattctATGTTCGAGAGCACACTGGACATTAGTTAGTTTGACCCTCGTACTTTGAATCAAgccaaataaattgaaacaaagggagtaatTATTATAGACAAAAAAATACAGAAGAAAGTATTGAAAgcatgattttgttggttttattGAAGTGTAATCCAAACAATGACTTCATTTTATGCAAAAGATTTGCACAAAGAAAGGTCCTGGTGGTATCATGAGTTGggaattaaaatcaattagctGAATAGATGTGAATGACCAATTGTTTCTTTTACTAACTTCTTTGAAATTAGGGAAAAGCTTTTAGAGGAATGGGAACCCTTCACCTAAGTGATGCTACCATTAGGCTACAAATCCAATCACAACCAAAGCTGAATTCCAAATTTGATCAATGTGTGACTTGTTTATTAGATTGGACTTTCTGGAATAGCTGTACTGCACTTCGAACTTCTTAGAATATCTATGTTGGAGTCATT contains these protein-coding regions:
- the LOC132068747 gene encoding peroxiredoxin Q, chloroplastic-like produces the protein MASMSFSATKHTLIPSLLQYSQTPKILFSRNLSIVSRSSKSNFYGLKLLHLPSLTTPSSSSSSSSTKSSIFAKVDKGSVPPPFTLKDQDGKDVSLSQFKGKPVVLYFYPADESPGCTKQACSFRDSYEKFKKAGAEVVGISGDDPESHKAFAKKYGLPYTLLSDEGDKVRKEWGIPGDLFGALPGRETYVLDKNGVVQLIYNNQFQPEKHIDETLKLLQSL